The DNA segment TGGCAGGTGCTCTGATCATTTCAGAATCGAATCCTTCCTGTCAGCATGTCTTTGAACATAACCCAGTCGCCCATCAAGCTGTATAGGGGGTGGCGGAATGTAGCAGGGCGATTTTTCTCATAGCCAAAATGGCCCACCCAGGCGAAGCCATACCCAATCACTGGAAGCGCCAGCAGCCAAAGCAGGTTGCCAGACACAGCCACCCAGACTATGACGGCAAGTACCAGTGAGCTGCCAATAAAGTGCAATCGCCTACAGGTTCGGTTACGGTGCTCATTTAAGTAAAAGGGATAGAATTCAGCAAAGCTATGAAAGATTTTTGGTGCGCTCACAGTAGCCTCCATGTCGCTTTTAATTGTTGGTTTTACACGAGGGCACTCAGCCCGACATTCATGTTTGATTGTCACCATTGAGTGCTATAACAAGGCTTTACTCTAACACTTGACAGGACTTTATGACCGCTATCAGCGATTTTATTCTTGGCCGAAGTTCCGAGCCGCGTCTGCAAGCACCGGCACCGGGGCCGGGCGTTCTGGCGCGGGCTTTTGCTTGCGCGGCGCGAGCGCCAGATCACGGTCTTTTACGGCCCTGGCGTTACTTGGTGGTGGAAGGAGAAGGCCTTGAGCGCTTGGGCGATTTGTTTGCAGACACCTACGGTCCGGAAGCCGATGAAAAAATCCTGGCCAAGCTTCGCAAATCGCCACTGCGGGCACCCATGGTGATTATTGCGATTGCGTCACCGGTTGAACATC comes from the Marinobacter psychrophilus genome and includes:
- a CDS encoding Mpo1-like protein, with the protein product MEATVSAPKIFHSFAEFYPFYLNEHRNRTCRRLHFIGSSLVLAVIVWVAVSGNLLWLLALPVIGYGFAWVGHFGYEKNRPATFRHPLYSLMGDWVMFKDMLTGRIRF
- a CDS encoding nitroreductase family protein, whose product is MTAISDFILGRSSEPRLQAPAPGPGVLARAFACAARAPDHGLLRPWRYLVVEGEGLERLGDLFADTYGPEADEKILAKLRKSPLRAPMVIIAIASPVEHPKIPAHEQVLSAAASTTLLELALQDAGFGVMWRTGSPAYNPAVTEALGLSKQESVIGFIYTGSVISAKPAVPRLEPTVFVSRWPQ